In a genomic window of Pieris brassicae chromosome 7, ilPieBrab1.1, whole genome shotgun sequence:
- the LOC123712051 gene encoding probable phospholipid-transporting ATPase IA isoform X4, with protein sequence MAFQEYVTGFFGNHNVMAPFSRFYRAMVLKMNQHEDEATTSGITDGAIDEQNRVIFINQPQPQKFVNNRISTAKYSVPSFVPLFLFEQFRRYSNCFFLLIALLQQIPDVSPTGRWTTLTPLVLILTVSALKEIVEDYKRHRADEETNRRKVEVLREGAWQLVRWEKLQVGDVCKVYNNQFFPADLVLLASSEPQSIAFIETSNLDGETNLKTRQAQPETARLQHDSELASFRATLQCEPPNRHLYEFNGMLKETNAKTVPMGLEQMLQRGAMLRNTAWALAAVVYTGHETKLMKNSTKAPLKRSSIDRQTNTHILMLFIILIVLSLISAAFNELWILRRTNTDWYIALEGAQNANFGFNFLTFLILYNNLIPISLQVTAEIVRFFQAKFIAMDGEMYHAESDTPAMARTSNLNEELGMVRYVFSDKTGTLTCNVMDFHKCSIAEIAYTKPGPDDRPEDTLLYHNLREHPSAPDIAEFLTMLAVCHTVIPEHKNGKINYHAASPDERALVLGAASYGWVFETRTPTAVTVMARGQRLTYAVLHVIAFTSTRKRMSVIVRAPNGDIKLFCKGADSVIYPRLAGGPDAAPYAAVTLEHLSLFAAEGLRTLVFAVADIPEHVYKDWSNTYHKASIAIRDREQKIEEAALLIENDLRLLGATAIEDKLQEGVPETIASLLKANINVWVLTGDKQETAINIAHSARLIHPAMPLLLLNEDSLDGTRECLSRQCAELGDGLRKQNEVALVIDGKTLKYAMGCDLKKDFIDLCVSCKVVVCCRVSPIQKAEVVDMVSRATGAVTLAIGDGANDVAMIQRASVGIGISGVEGLQAVCASDYSIAQFRFLLRLLLVHGAWNYSRISKLILYSFYKNICLYVIELWFAIYSAWSGQILFERWTIGFYNVIFTALPPFAIGLFDKICSPEIMLRHPVLYVPSQQGLLFNVRVFWVWAVNALLHSVLLFWLPVLLASHHVLWPSGRDGGYLVLGNLVYTYVVATVCLKAGLATHSWTWVTHVSIWGSLALWFVFILVYSNLYPAILIGAVMRGMDRMVFSSLVFWFALLLIPAATLIPDLIITVVHNSAFKTTTEAVRESEIKKRDPAALLAHPRHSVFTASWKRLEYAVAGVSLMKCLTETARLLQNVRSVFGRRANTRAQMDLELSHGFAFSQEEGASVSQADVIRAYDTSQPRERC encoded by the exons ATGGCTTTTCAAGAGTATGTAACAGGTTTCTTCGGAAACCACAACGTTATGGCGCCTTTCTCACGCTTTTACCGAGCTATGGTGCTCAAGATGAACCAAC ATGAAGATGAAGCGACAACGTCTGGTATTACGGATGGCGCGATCGACGAACAAAACCGGGTCATCTTCATCAACCAGCCGCAACCGCAGAAATTCGTTAACAATAGGATATCCACCGCCAAGTATAG TGTACCGTCGTTCGTGCCGCTATTCCTGTTCGAGCAGTTTCGACGCTATTCCAACTGCTTTTTTCTGCTGATCGCGCTGCTGCAGCAGATCCCTGACGTGTCTCCTACGGGGAGATGGACCACGCTGACGCCGCTCGTTCTCATCCTCACCGTAAGCGCGCTCAAAGAGATCGTGGAGGACTAC AAACGTCACCGCGCGGACGAAGAAACCAACCGTCGCAAAGTGGAAGTGCTAAGGGAAGGGGCGTGGCAACTGGTCCGGTGGGAAAAACTACAA GTGGGCGACGTCTGCAAGGTCTACAACAACCAGTTCTTCCCCGCTGACCTCGTGCTGCTTGCATCCAG TGAGCCACAGAGCATTGCATTTATCGAAACGTCCAACTTGGACGGAGAGACGAACCTAAAGACGCGTCAAGCTCAACCGGAGACCGCGCGGTTGCAGCACGACTCCGAACTGGCTTCCTTCCGAGCCACGCTTCAGTGTGAACCGCCCAACAGGCATCTCTACGAATTCAACGGCATGCTCAAGGAGACCAACGCCAA AACCGTTCCAATGGGGCTGGAGCAGATGCTGCAAAGAGGAGCGATGCTTCGGAACACGGCGTGGGCCTTGGCGGCCGTGGTGTACACCGGGCACGAGACCAAGCTTATGAAAAACTCCACTAAAG CCCCATTGAAGCGTTCGTCAATAGATCGCCAAACGAACACGCACATTCTGATGCTGTTCATCATTCTGATAGTGCTGTCCCTCATCAGCGCCGCATTCAACGAGCTCTGGATTCTGCGCCGCACCAATACCGACTGGTACATCGCTTTAGAAG GGGCCCAGAATGCAAATTTCGgattcaattttttaacgTTTTTGATACTATACAATAACCTTATACCCATATCTCTACAAGTCACGGCGGAAATTGTGAGATTCTTTCAA GCGAAGTTCATAGCCATGGACGGCGAGATGTACCACGCGGAGTCGGACACTCCGGCGATGGCCCGCACCTCCAACCTCAACGAGGAGCTGGGCATGGTGCGCTACGTCTTCAGCGACAAGACGGGCACGCTCACCTGCAACGTCATGGACTTCCACAAGTGCTCCATTGCGGAG ATCGCGTACACCAAACCGGGCCCCGACGATCGCCCGGAAGACACGCTGCTGTACCACAATCTTCGGGAACACCCTTCGGCTCCGGACATTGCCGAATTCCTCACCATGTTGGCCGTCTGTCACACCGTTATTCCCGAGCACAAGAACGGCAAAATCAACTACCACGCCGCTTCACCCG ACGAGCGAGCACTAGTGCTGGGGGCGGCCTCGTACGGCTGGGTGTTCGAGACGCGGACTCCGACCGCGGTCACGGTGATGGCCCGAGGCCAGAGGCTCACGTACGCCGTGCTGCACGTCATCGCCTTCACATCCACGCGGAAGCGGATGTCCGTCATCGTGCGAGCGCCGAACG GTGACATTAAGTTGTTCTGCAAAGGCGCAGACTCGGTGATCTACCCTCGACTGGCGGGGGGGCCCGACGCGGCGCCTTACGCCGCCGTCACCCTGGAGCATCTCTCGCTCTTCGCCGCCGAGGGCCTGCGCACCCTGGTCTTCGCCGTCGCCGACATCCCGGAGCACGTTTACAAG GATTGGTCGAACACGTATCACAAAGCCAGCATCGCGATACGGGACAGAGAGCAGAAGATCGAAGAGGCCGCTCTGTTGATCGAGAACGACTTGCGACTGCTGGGAGCCACCGCGATCGAGGATAAACTGCAG GAAGGCGTGCCGGAGACGATAGCGTCTCTCCTCAAAGCCAACATCAACGTGTGGGTGCTGACGGGGGACAAACAGGAGACCGCCATCAACATCGCCCACTCGGCGAGGCTCATTCATCCGGCGATGCCGCTGCTGCTGCTGAACGAAGACAGCCTGGAC GGCACGAGGGAGTGCCTGTCTCGTCAGTGCGCCGAGTTGGGCGACGGTCTCCGGAAGCAGAACGAGGTGGCGCTGGTCATCGACGGCAAGACCCTGAAGTACGCCATGGGCTGCGACCTCAAGAAGGACTTCATCGACCTGTGCGTGTCCTGCAAGGTGGTCGTGTGCTGCCGCGTCTCTCCCATCCAGAAGGCCGAG GTGGTGGACATGGTGTCTCGGGCGACGGGCGCGGTGACCCTGGCCATAGGCGACGGGGCCAACGACGTGGCCATGATCCAGCGGGCGTCGGTCGGCATCGGAATTTCGGGCGTGGAAGGTCTTCAGGCGGTCTGCGCCTCGGACTACAGCATCGCCCAG TTCCGTTTCCTGTTGCGGCTGCTGCTGGTGCACGGCGCGTGGAATTACTCCCGCATCAGCAAACTCATTCTCTATTCCTTTTACAAGAACATCTGCCTCTACGTCATCGAGCTGTGGTTCGCGATTTACTCCGCATG GTCCGGTCAGATCCTGTTCGAGCGTTGGACGATAGGATTCTACAACGTGATCTTCACGGCCCTACCGCCCTTCGCCATCGGCCTCTTCGACAAGATCTGCTCGCCGGAGATCATGTTGCGG CATCCGGTGCTGTACGTGCCTTCCCAGCAAGGGCTGCTGTTCAACGTGCGCGTGTTTTGGGTGTGGGCGGTCAACGCGCTGCTCCACTCGGTGCTGCTGTTCTGGCTGCCGGTGCTGCTGGCGTCGCACCACGTGCTGTGGCCCAGCGGACGGGACGGAGGCTACCTGGTGCTGGGCAACCTGGTGTACACG TACGTGGTGGCGACGGTCTGCCTGAAGGCGGGGCTGGCGACGCACTCGTGGACGTGGGTGACGCACGTGTCCATCTGGGGCTCCCTGGCGCTCTGGTTCGTCTTCATACTGGTCTACAG CAACCTGTACCCGGCGATCCTGATAGGCGCGGTGATGCGCGGCATGGACCGCATGGTGTTCAGCTCGCTGGTCTTCTGGTTCGCCCTGCTGCTCATCCCGGCCGCCACGCTCATCCCGGACCTGATCATCACCGT CGTCCACAACTCGGCCTTCAAGACCACGACGGAGGCCGTGAGAGAGAGCGAGATAAAGAAACGTGATCCGGCCGCACTCCTCGCACACCCGCGGCACTC AGTGTTCACCGCGAGTTGGAAGCGCCTCGAGTACGCGGTGGCCGGCGTCTCTCTGATGAAGTG CTTGACGGAGACGGCGCGACTTCTGCAGAACGTGCGCAGCGTCTTCGGCCGCCGAGCCAACACCCGCGCACAGATGGACCTCGAGCTTTCCC ATGGTTTCGCATTTTCCCAAGAAGAGGGCGCGAGCGTGTCCCAGGCCGACGTCATCCGCGCCTACGACACGAGTCAGCCCAGAGAGCGTTGTTGA
- the LOC123712051 gene encoding probable phospholipid-transporting ATPase IA isoform X1, with translation MCAEVMIPLRTMERQGYEDLDDGAEEGKGRVISYLTSASRRLLHRIESNWRSWRRIDEDEATTSGITDGAIDEQNRVIFINQPQPQKFVNNRISTAKYSVPSFVPLFLFEQFRRYSNCFFLLIALLQQIPDVSPTGRWTTLTPLVLILTVSALKEIVEDYKRHRADEETNRRKVEVLREGAWQLVRWEKLQVGDVCKVYNNQFFPADLVLLASSEPQSIAFIETSNLDGETNLKTRQAQPETARLQHDSELASFRATLQCEPPNRHLYEFNGMLKETNAKTVPMGLEQMLQRGAMLRNTAWALAAVVYTGHETKLMKNSTKAPLKRSSIDRQTNTHILMLFIILIVLSLISAAFNELWILRRTNTDWYIALEGAQNANFGFNFLTFLILYNNLIPISLQVTAEIVRFFQAKFIAMDGEMYHAESDTPAMARTSNLNEELGMVRYVFSDKTGTLTCNVMDFHKCSIAEIAYTKPGPDDRPEDTLLYHNLREHPSAPDIAEFLTMLAVCHTVIPEHKNGKINYHAASPDERALVLGAASYGWVFETRTPTAVTVMARGQRLTYAVLHVIAFTSTRKRMSVIVRAPNGDIKLFCKGADSVIYPRLAGGPDAAPYAAVTLEHLSLFAAEGLRTLVFAVADIPEHVYKDWSNTYHKASIAIRDREQKIEEAALLIENDLRLLGATAIEDKLQEGVPETIASLLKANINVWVLTGDKQETAINIAHSARLIHPAMPLLLLNEDSLDGTRECLSRQCAELGDGLRKQNEVALVIDGKTLKYAMGCDLKKDFIDLCVSCKVVVCCRVSPIQKAEVVDMVSRATGAVTLAIGDGANDVAMIQRASVGIGISGVEGLQAVCASDYSIAQFRFLLRLLLVHGAWNYSRISKLILYSFYKNICLYVIELWFAIYSAWSGQILFERWTIGFYNVIFTALPPFAIGLFDKICSPEIMLRHPVLYVPSQQGLLFNVRVFWVWAVNALLHSVLLFWLPVLLASHHVLWPSGRDGGYLVLGNLVYTYVVATVCLKAGLATHSWTWVTHVSIWGSLALWFVFILVYSNLYPAILIGAVMRGMDRMVFSSLVFWFALLLIPAATLIPDLIITVVHNSAFKTTTEAVRESEIKKRDPAALLAHPRHSVFTASWKRLEYAVAGVSLMKCLTETARLLQNVRSVFGRRANTRAQMDLELSHGFAFSQEEGASVSQADVIRAYDTSQPRERC, from the exons ATGAAGATGAAGCGACAACGTCTGGTATTACGGATGGCGCGATCGACGAACAAAACCGGGTCATCTTCATCAACCAGCCGCAACCGCAGAAATTCGTTAACAATAGGATATCCACCGCCAAGTATAG TGTACCGTCGTTCGTGCCGCTATTCCTGTTCGAGCAGTTTCGACGCTATTCCAACTGCTTTTTTCTGCTGATCGCGCTGCTGCAGCAGATCCCTGACGTGTCTCCTACGGGGAGATGGACCACGCTGACGCCGCTCGTTCTCATCCTCACCGTAAGCGCGCTCAAAGAGATCGTGGAGGACTAC AAACGTCACCGCGCGGACGAAGAAACCAACCGTCGCAAAGTGGAAGTGCTAAGGGAAGGGGCGTGGCAACTGGTCCGGTGGGAAAAACTACAA GTGGGCGACGTCTGCAAGGTCTACAACAACCAGTTCTTCCCCGCTGACCTCGTGCTGCTTGCATCCAG TGAGCCACAGAGCATTGCATTTATCGAAACGTCCAACTTGGACGGAGAGACGAACCTAAAGACGCGTCAAGCTCAACCGGAGACCGCGCGGTTGCAGCACGACTCCGAACTGGCTTCCTTCCGAGCCACGCTTCAGTGTGAACCGCCCAACAGGCATCTCTACGAATTCAACGGCATGCTCAAGGAGACCAACGCCAA AACCGTTCCAATGGGGCTGGAGCAGATGCTGCAAAGAGGAGCGATGCTTCGGAACACGGCGTGGGCCTTGGCGGCCGTGGTGTACACCGGGCACGAGACCAAGCTTATGAAAAACTCCACTAAAG CCCCATTGAAGCGTTCGTCAATAGATCGCCAAACGAACACGCACATTCTGATGCTGTTCATCATTCTGATAGTGCTGTCCCTCATCAGCGCCGCATTCAACGAGCTCTGGATTCTGCGCCGCACCAATACCGACTGGTACATCGCTTTAGAAG GGGCCCAGAATGCAAATTTCGgattcaattttttaacgTTTTTGATACTATACAATAACCTTATACCCATATCTCTACAAGTCACGGCGGAAATTGTGAGATTCTTTCAA GCGAAGTTCATAGCCATGGACGGCGAGATGTACCACGCGGAGTCGGACACTCCGGCGATGGCCCGCACCTCCAACCTCAACGAGGAGCTGGGCATGGTGCGCTACGTCTTCAGCGACAAGACGGGCACGCTCACCTGCAACGTCATGGACTTCCACAAGTGCTCCATTGCGGAG ATCGCGTACACCAAACCGGGCCCCGACGATCGCCCGGAAGACACGCTGCTGTACCACAATCTTCGGGAACACCCTTCGGCTCCGGACATTGCCGAATTCCTCACCATGTTGGCCGTCTGTCACACCGTTATTCCCGAGCACAAGAACGGCAAAATCAACTACCACGCCGCTTCACCCG ACGAGCGAGCACTAGTGCTGGGGGCGGCCTCGTACGGCTGGGTGTTCGAGACGCGGACTCCGACCGCGGTCACGGTGATGGCCCGAGGCCAGAGGCTCACGTACGCCGTGCTGCACGTCATCGCCTTCACATCCACGCGGAAGCGGATGTCCGTCATCGTGCGAGCGCCGAACG GTGACATTAAGTTGTTCTGCAAAGGCGCAGACTCGGTGATCTACCCTCGACTGGCGGGGGGGCCCGACGCGGCGCCTTACGCCGCCGTCACCCTGGAGCATCTCTCGCTCTTCGCCGCCGAGGGCCTGCGCACCCTGGTCTTCGCCGTCGCCGACATCCCGGAGCACGTTTACAAG GATTGGTCGAACACGTATCACAAAGCCAGCATCGCGATACGGGACAGAGAGCAGAAGATCGAAGAGGCCGCTCTGTTGATCGAGAACGACTTGCGACTGCTGGGAGCCACCGCGATCGAGGATAAACTGCAG GAAGGCGTGCCGGAGACGATAGCGTCTCTCCTCAAAGCCAACATCAACGTGTGGGTGCTGACGGGGGACAAACAGGAGACCGCCATCAACATCGCCCACTCGGCGAGGCTCATTCATCCGGCGATGCCGCTGCTGCTGCTGAACGAAGACAGCCTGGAC GGCACGAGGGAGTGCCTGTCTCGTCAGTGCGCCGAGTTGGGCGACGGTCTCCGGAAGCAGAACGAGGTGGCGCTGGTCATCGACGGCAAGACCCTGAAGTACGCCATGGGCTGCGACCTCAAGAAGGACTTCATCGACCTGTGCGTGTCCTGCAAGGTGGTCGTGTGCTGCCGCGTCTCTCCCATCCAGAAGGCCGAG GTGGTGGACATGGTGTCTCGGGCGACGGGCGCGGTGACCCTGGCCATAGGCGACGGGGCCAACGACGTGGCCATGATCCAGCGGGCGTCGGTCGGCATCGGAATTTCGGGCGTGGAAGGTCTTCAGGCGGTCTGCGCCTCGGACTACAGCATCGCCCAG TTCCGTTTCCTGTTGCGGCTGCTGCTGGTGCACGGCGCGTGGAATTACTCCCGCATCAGCAAACTCATTCTCTATTCCTTTTACAAGAACATCTGCCTCTACGTCATCGAGCTGTGGTTCGCGATTTACTCCGCATG GTCCGGTCAGATCCTGTTCGAGCGTTGGACGATAGGATTCTACAACGTGATCTTCACGGCCCTACCGCCCTTCGCCATCGGCCTCTTCGACAAGATCTGCTCGCCGGAGATCATGTTGCGG CATCCGGTGCTGTACGTGCCTTCCCAGCAAGGGCTGCTGTTCAACGTGCGCGTGTTTTGGGTGTGGGCGGTCAACGCGCTGCTCCACTCGGTGCTGCTGTTCTGGCTGCCGGTGCTGCTGGCGTCGCACCACGTGCTGTGGCCCAGCGGACGGGACGGAGGCTACCTGGTGCTGGGCAACCTGGTGTACACG TACGTGGTGGCGACGGTCTGCCTGAAGGCGGGGCTGGCGACGCACTCGTGGACGTGGGTGACGCACGTGTCCATCTGGGGCTCCCTGGCGCTCTGGTTCGTCTTCATACTGGTCTACAG CAACCTGTACCCGGCGATCCTGATAGGCGCGGTGATGCGCGGCATGGACCGCATGGTGTTCAGCTCGCTGGTCTTCTGGTTCGCCCTGCTGCTCATCCCGGCCGCCACGCTCATCCCGGACCTGATCATCACCGT CGTCCACAACTCGGCCTTCAAGACCACGACGGAGGCCGTGAGAGAGAGCGAGATAAAGAAACGTGATCCGGCCGCACTCCTCGCACACCCGCGGCACTC AGTGTTCACCGCGAGTTGGAAGCGCCTCGAGTACGCGGTGGCCGGCGTCTCTCTGATGAAGTG CTTGACGGAGACGGCGCGACTTCTGCAGAACGTGCGCAGCGTCTTCGGCCGCCGAGCCAACACCCGCGCACAGATGGACCTCGAGCTTTCCC ATGGTTTCGCATTTTCCCAAGAAGAGGGCGCGAGCGTGTCCCAGGCCGACGTCATCCGCGCCTACGACACGAGTCAGCCCAGAGAGCGTTGTTGA
- the LOC123712051 gene encoding probable phospholipid-transporting ATPase IA isoform X10 gives MCAEVMIPLRTMERQGYEDLDDGAEEGKGRVISYLTSASRRLLHRIESNWRSWRRIDEDEATTSGITDGAIDEQNRVIFINQPQPQKFVNNRISTAKYSVPSFVPLFLFEQFRRYSNCFFLLIALLQQIPDVSPTGRWTTLTPLVLILTVSALKEIVEDYKRHRADEETNRRKVEVLREGAWQLVRWEKLQVGDVCKVYNNQFFPADLVLLASSEPQSIAFIETSNLDGETNLKTRQAQPETARLQHDSELASFRATLQCEPPNRHLYEFNGMLKETNAKTVPMGLEQMLQRGAMLRNTAWALAAVVYTGHETKLMKNSTKAPLKRSSIDRQTNTHILMLFIILIVLSLISAAFNELWILRRTNTDWYIALEGAQNANFGFNFLTFLILYNNLIPISLQVTAEIVRFFQAKFIAMDGEMYHAESDTPAMARTSNLNEELGMVRYVFSDKTGTLTCNVMDFHKCSIAEIAYTKPGPDDRPEDTLLYHNLREHPSAPDIAEFLTMLAVCHTVIPEHKNGKINYHAASPDERALVLGAASYGWVFETRTPTAVTVMARGQRLTYAVLHVIAFTSTRKRMSVIVRAPNGDIKLFCKGADSVIYPRLAGGPDAAPYAAVTLEHLSLFAAEGLRTLVFAVADIPEHVYKDWSNTYHKASIAIRDREQKIEEAALLIENDLRLLGATAIEDKLQEGVPETIASLLKANINVWVLTGDKQETAINIAHSARLIHPAMPLLLLNEDSLDGTRECLSRQCAELGDGLRKQNEVALVIDGKTLKYAMGCDLKKDFIDLCVSCKVVVCCRVSPIQKAEVVDMVSRATGAVTLAIGDGANDVAMIQRASVGIGISGVEGLQAVCASDYSIAQFRFLLRLLLVHGAWNYSRISKLILYSFYKNICLYVIELWFAIYSAWSGQILFERWTIGFYNVIFTALPPFAIGLFDKICSPEIMLRHPVLYVPSQQGLLFNVRVFWVWAVNALLHSVLLFWLPVLLASHHVLWPSGRDGGYLVLGNLVYTYVVATVCLKAGLATHSWTWVTHVSIWGSLALWFVFILVYSNLYPAILIGAVMRGMDRMVFSSLVFWFALLLIPAATLIPDLIITVVHNSAFKTTTEAVRESEIKKRDPAALLAHPRHSRADASHALVRLAQS, from the exons ATGAAGATGAAGCGACAACGTCTGGTATTACGGATGGCGCGATCGACGAACAAAACCGGGTCATCTTCATCAACCAGCCGCAACCGCAGAAATTCGTTAACAATAGGATATCCACCGCCAAGTATAG TGTACCGTCGTTCGTGCCGCTATTCCTGTTCGAGCAGTTTCGACGCTATTCCAACTGCTTTTTTCTGCTGATCGCGCTGCTGCAGCAGATCCCTGACGTGTCTCCTACGGGGAGATGGACCACGCTGACGCCGCTCGTTCTCATCCTCACCGTAAGCGCGCTCAAAGAGATCGTGGAGGACTAC AAACGTCACCGCGCGGACGAAGAAACCAACCGTCGCAAAGTGGAAGTGCTAAGGGAAGGGGCGTGGCAACTGGTCCGGTGGGAAAAACTACAA GTGGGCGACGTCTGCAAGGTCTACAACAACCAGTTCTTCCCCGCTGACCTCGTGCTGCTTGCATCCAG TGAGCCACAGAGCATTGCATTTATCGAAACGTCCAACTTGGACGGAGAGACGAACCTAAAGACGCGTCAAGCTCAACCGGAGACCGCGCGGTTGCAGCACGACTCCGAACTGGCTTCCTTCCGAGCCACGCTTCAGTGTGAACCGCCCAACAGGCATCTCTACGAATTCAACGGCATGCTCAAGGAGACCAACGCCAA AACCGTTCCAATGGGGCTGGAGCAGATGCTGCAAAGAGGAGCGATGCTTCGGAACACGGCGTGGGCCTTGGCGGCCGTGGTGTACACCGGGCACGAGACCAAGCTTATGAAAAACTCCACTAAAG CCCCATTGAAGCGTTCGTCAATAGATCGCCAAACGAACACGCACATTCTGATGCTGTTCATCATTCTGATAGTGCTGTCCCTCATCAGCGCCGCATTCAACGAGCTCTGGATTCTGCGCCGCACCAATACCGACTGGTACATCGCTTTAGAAG GGGCCCAGAATGCAAATTTCGgattcaattttttaacgTTTTTGATACTATACAATAACCTTATACCCATATCTCTACAAGTCACGGCGGAAATTGTGAGATTCTTTCAA GCGAAGTTCATAGCCATGGACGGCGAGATGTACCACGCGGAGTCGGACACTCCGGCGATGGCCCGCACCTCCAACCTCAACGAGGAGCTGGGCATGGTGCGCTACGTCTTCAGCGACAAGACGGGCACGCTCACCTGCAACGTCATGGACTTCCACAAGTGCTCCATTGCGGAG ATCGCGTACACCAAACCGGGCCCCGACGATCGCCCGGAAGACACGCTGCTGTACCACAATCTTCGGGAACACCCTTCGGCTCCGGACATTGCCGAATTCCTCACCATGTTGGCCGTCTGTCACACCGTTATTCCCGAGCACAAGAACGGCAAAATCAACTACCACGCCGCTTCACCCG ACGAGCGAGCACTAGTGCTGGGGGCGGCCTCGTACGGCTGGGTGTTCGAGACGCGGACTCCGACCGCGGTCACGGTGATGGCCCGAGGCCAGAGGCTCACGTACGCCGTGCTGCACGTCATCGCCTTCACATCCACGCGGAAGCGGATGTCCGTCATCGTGCGAGCGCCGAACG GTGACATTAAGTTGTTCTGCAAAGGCGCAGACTCGGTGATCTACCCTCGACTGGCGGGGGGGCCCGACGCGGCGCCTTACGCCGCCGTCACCCTGGAGCATCTCTCGCTCTTCGCCGCCGAGGGCCTGCGCACCCTGGTCTTCGCCGTCGCCGACATCCCGGAGCACGTTTACAAG GATTGGTCGAACACGTATCACAAAGCCAGCATCGCGATACGGGACAGAGAGCAGAAGATCGAAGAGGCCGCTCTGTTGATCGAGAACGACTTGCGACTGCTGGGAGCCACCGCGATCGAGGATAAACTGCAG GAAGGCGTGCCGGAGACGATAGCGTCTCTCCTCAAAGCCAACATCAACGTGTGGGTGCTGACGGGGGACAAACAGGAGACCGCCATCAACATCGCCCACTCGGCGAGGCTCATTCATCCGGCGATGCCGCTGCTGCTGCTGAACGAAGACAGCCTGGAC GGCACGAGGGAGTGCCTGTCTCGTCAGTGCGCCGAGTTGGGCGACGGTCTCCGGAAGCAGAACGAGGTGGCGCTGGTCATCGACGGCAAGACCCTGAAGTACGCCATGGGCTGCGACCTCAAGAAGGACTTCATCGACCTGTGCGTGTCCTGCAAGGTGGTCGTGTGCTGCCGCGTCTCTCCCATCCAGAAGGCCGAG GTGGTGGACATGGTGTCTCGGGCGACGGGCGCGGTGACCCTGGCCATAGGCGACGGGGCCAACGACGTGGCCATGATCCAGCGGGCGTCGGTCGGCATCGGAATTTCGGGCGTGGAAGGTCTTCAGGCGGTCTGCGCCTCGGACTACAGCATCGCCCAG TTCCGTTTCCTGTTGCGGCTGCTGCTGGTGCACGGCGCGTGGAATTACTCCCGCATCAGCAAACTCATTCTCTATTCCTTTTACAAGAACATCTGCCTCTACGTCATCGAGCTGTGGTTCGCGATTTACTCCGCATG GTCCGGTCAGATCCTGTTCGAGCGTTGGACGATAGGATTCTACAACGTGATCTTCACGGCCCTACCGCCCTTCGCCATCGGCCTCTTCGACAAGATCTGCTCGCCGGAGATCATGTTGCGG CATCCGGTGCTGTACGTGCCTTCCCAGCAAGGGCTGCTGTTCAACGTGCGCGTGTTTTGGGTGTGGGCGGTCAACGCGCTGCTCCACTCGGTGCTGCTGTTCTGGCTGCCGGTGCTGCTGGCGTCGCACCACGTGCTGTGGCCCAGCGGACGGGACGGAGGCTACCTGGTGCTGGGCAACCTGGTGTACACG TACGTGGTGGCGACGGTCTGCCTGAAGGCGGGGCTGGCGACGCACTCGTGGACGTGGGTGACGCACGTGTCCATCTGGGGCTCCCTGGCGCTCTGGTTCGTCTTCATACTGGTCTACAG CAACCTGTACCCGGCGATCCTGATAGGCGCGGTGATGCGCGGCATGGACCGCATGGTGTTCAGCTCGCTGGTCTTCTGGTTCGCCCTGCTGCTCATCCCGGCCGCCACGCTCATCCCGGACCTGATCATCACCGT CGTCCACAACTCGGCCTTCAAGACCACGACGGAGGCCGTGAGAGAGAGCGAGATAAAGAAACGTGATCCGGCCGCACTCCTCGCACACCCGCGGCACTC CCGCGCGGACGCAAGCCACGCCCTCGTCCGTCTGGCACAGT CTTGA